Below is a window of Sulfurisphaera ohwakuensis DNA.
TTTACTTATCAACCATAATGTTTCTCTTAGGAGGGATATCTCTCATTAAATTTCCGTTTTATCACCCATACTTTATGATGATTGGTGCATATTCGTTATATTTCGGAATGATACAAAGACTATTCTTTCCAGCTAAAAATTACTTACCACTTCACATTCTAGCCTTAATCCTTTTAGCAATACCAATATCACATTACTTTCAATTTTTAGCCTCTATAGTTCTAGTAATTACAGAAATTAAGGCACTCAAAGATGTAAAAAGTTATGGGAGCAAATTCCCAGTTAGTACCTTAGTATTATCTTCTCCGTTTTTATCTGTAATATCATGGTACTTCTATATAAATTATTGGAGTTTGATAATACCATTAGCAGTTTATATTTTAGGGGTAAATATAGGAGTTTTTACAGCAACACTAGGAGTAAAACCATTCTTTGGACTATATCAAGTACCAGTACTTATTCTATTAATTATCTCCGTGTTTTTACCATTCTTCCTAGCAATTGCATTAGTATATTATTTTGCATTTTTAATGAGAAAAGGAATAAAAAAGATAAATTGGACTTCAATATCAGTAATCTTAGTTTCTTTAGCTTCAATGTCTGCATTATATTTAGGAGACTTGTCTCATGCATTTTTCCTAGATGTCATGTTTCCGTTATTCTTTTCATGCATTACTTATTCTACAGCCAGATATAATCACGAAAAAGTCGTTTACATAATCCCTCTTTTACTCCTTGCATTCTTTACTAGATTTATAAATTTGCAGTTCTCAGCAATCTTTCTTCCAATAGCATACATTTACTTCCTATACTTAATAAAGGACACACTGGGAATAACTGGAATAAAATTGGGCATATCGAAAAAATATTTATTATAATATATACATACATGTATAACTACTATATCAAATTTCTTTTAGATTATTTAAATTTTTTAACATAGCTCAATCATGACTAATATTCTCTTAAATTATTATGTCAGAGAAATTTATTTTCGTTAAACTAGATTTTAACTCTTATTCCATGGAATTCTATTAAATGAGTATTCTAATAAAGGAATTCAAAAAGATAAAGTTAGGAGAGTAATTCACAATGTTAATTATGCTCCATTTTAAAGATTAGGAAATATATTTATAATCCACTTAATCTTAGAGTTATTTATGAAGAAAGAAAGAGTTAGTTTATCTCAAATACTTGATCCTAAACATAAATTTAATTTAACTTTATACTCAGAATCCGGAACACTAACTTTCAATTCACTCACAGTTACACAATTAACTTCTCTTCTTTATCCATATGTTAGAAAATTTAGATTAAAAAACGGTGAGTTAGATGGTACTCAAGCTACCTTAATATTCGAGGGAAGAAAGAAAAGATTTTACGTTACGATTGAAATCATTTAATATTTTTCCGCCTAATTTATATTATGCTTAAGTATATTGGTATAGTAAGAGAAAATAAAGATGGAAAAGGAATTATTGAAATATATAAGGAATATATACAAGGATTATATAAGTTAGAGGAGTTCTCTCACATAATTGTGATATCGTGGCTTAATAAAGTATCCGAGGAGCAGAGAAATACACTTATTGTAAGACCTAGAGGTCTTCTAAAATATGGTTTCAGGCTTGAAGATTTACCAGAAGTAGGAGTTTTCTGTACCGATTCACCACATAGACCTAATCCCATAGCTATATCTATAGTTAAATTGATAAAAAGACAAGAAAATTTGCTTCATGTAGAAGATTTAGATTTATTTGAAGAAACACCAATACTTGATATAAAAGCTTTTACTCCGGCAAGATGTCCAGATGATGTTAAAGTACCCAAATGGGTAGAGGAGTTCGAGAAAAAACTTGAAGAAATAAAAAGAAAGAAAACTACATTTTAAGTCTTTTTAAAGTTTTCTCTTAAAAAATCCTTAGCTTAACGTGATTTCGATTAAAAACTATTTAAAAATTTTTCTTAAATAATACGATAACTGTTAAAAAGAATTTATTTTAAGAAGGAGAAGAATAAGCCATAATAATTAATATATCATGAAGAGAATTAAATGTTATGGAAAACGTATTACCAGAATACATATATGATATTCAACATATACTCTCAATAATTAAATATAATACGAAATTAGATATTAAAATAAATCATAACGATCCGGTTCAATTACAAGAATTATATGAGTTTTTAGATGATCTTTTAAATATGTTAGAATTCATGTCGGCTTATAAACTAATTAATCTAGAAGAAAATGAAATAAGAGAAGTGAAGGACAAAATAAGAAAGGATATGGAGCTAATCTCGGAGAGCATAGATAAATTAATGTACGAAAGTGATTAACAAAGTTAATTATTTTTACGCCTAACTATTTAACATGCGAAATTTAAACTTTATATCAAATTTATAATTAATGATTCCAATTAGCGTTTTGGTATCGAATAGTGGTACTGTATCTTTTACGATTAAAGGAGAATATAATCCGAAAAACCCAAGTAAATTTAGTCAAGTATTTAGACCAGTAATCACGTGGAATATAACGTATAAATGCAATTTAAAGTGCCTACATTGTTATATAAACGCGTCACCGCAAGGAGATGACGGACTAACTAAAGATGAAGCGTTAAACCTCGTAGATCAAATGGCTGAAATTAAGATTCCCTTACTTATTATGAGTGGTGGAGAACCTTTAATGAGAAGAGATTTCTTTGAAATAGCAAAATACGCTTCCAAAAAAGGGTTAAAACTTGCATTATCTACTAATGGAACATTAATAAGTAAAAAAGTTGCCGAAGAGTTAAAGGAAATTGGTTTTCTATATATCGGAATAAGTTTAGATAGTCCTTATCCGGAATTTCATGATAAATTCAGAGGAGTCGAAGGAGCATTTGATTTAACAGTTAAAGGCATAAAAAATGCCATAGAAGCAGGACTTAACGTGGGTCTAAGATTTACTATAACTTCCAAGAATATTGATCAAATTGATGATTACATAAGATTATCTCTAAATCTGGGTGTAAAGAGAATAACATTCTATCATATTTCAGCAAGTGGCAGAGGTAAAGAATTAAAAGATTGGATGTATACGCCAGAACAATATAGGAAATTCATGAATAAATTAATAGAATATGCAAAGGAGTTAAAGGGAAAAATTGAAATTGAGACAACATTAGCTCCCTTTGACGGAATTTATATTGCTAAAATATTAGCTAAAGATGAAAAGGAGCTAGAGGACTATCTAAAATTCGTTGAAAATAGTGGAGGCTGTGGAAGAAAAATGATATCCATTTATCCTAACGGTGATGTTTATCCTTGCCAGTTCATAGACTTTTATAAGTTAGGTAACGTTAGAGAAAAACCCTTAAAAGAGATCATTCAGAACATTCCAGACTTCTTTGTTAACACTGACAAATACTTAACAGGGAAATGTGCTACTTGTGAATATAAAACTTACTGTAAAGGAGGAGATAGGGCTAGGGCATATTATTGGTCTGGAAACATTTATGGAGATGATCCATTATGCCCTTTGAAGATGCTCCACATCTAGTATTTTGGGAAGTAACAAAAGCTTGCCCATTAACTTGCAAACATTGTAGGGCTAATGCCATAGATAAACCATTGCCAGGAGAACTAACAACTGAAGAAGGAAAGAAACTACTTGAAGAAATATCCCAATTCGGCAAAGTAGTCGTAGTATTTACCGGTGGAGATCCACTTTCAAGAGACGACATTTTTGAGCTAATGGATTATGCGAAATCTTTAGGCTTAATAGTTTCCATTGCACCTGCACCTTCATACAGACTTAATGAAGATACAATCAAAAATATAAAAAACTCAGCACTTTATATGTCAATAAGCCTAGACGGCTATAAACCAGAAACACATGATTGGCTTAGGGGTTTTGGCAACTACAGATACGCTATTAATGGTATTAAACTTGGGCTTAAGTACGGAATTCAAGTGCAAGTAAATACTCTAGTTTGGAAAAAGAGTTATGAAGAATTACCTTATATGGTTAAGCTTCTTAAAGATTTGGGAGTAAAAGTCTGGGAAGTATTCTTTTTAATCCCAGTAGGCAGAGGTACTCTAGAATTAGATATCCCAAGAGAAAAATACAAAGACGTTATAGATTTTCTTGTGGAAGTAAGTAGATATAACATTGTAGTTAGAACTGTTGAGGCACCATTTTTTAGAAGAGCAAAGCTTGAATACAAAGAGGTAGAAAATGAGTTAATTAGAAAACTTAAAGAACTATTGGGAGAGCCTAAATCACCAGTAGATAAAAGCATATTACCAACAAGGGATGGAGCTGGAGTCATATTTATCTCATATAATGGGGATATTTATCCAAGCGGATTTCTACCGCTAAAATTAGGTAATGTAAGGGAAGACAAACTAATAGACGTTTACAGAAATTCAGAACTGTTAAAAATGATTAAGGCTGGAAAACTTAAAGGCAAATGCGGAATTTGTGCGTTTTCAAATATTTGTGGCGGGAGTAGAGCTAGAGCCTATGCAGTTTACGGTGATCCATTAGCAGAAGATCCTGCATGCCCTTATTAACTTAAAAGATAAAAAATTTGGTATGAAAAAGTTCAAATGGTTTTCAATTTCTCCGTTAGCATTAGGAACTTGGGGAATGGGAGGAGGTTACTGGTCAGCAGATTATTCAAATGATGAAAATGATATAAAAGCAATTGTAAAAGCAATAGAACTTGGAATTACAGCAATAGATACTGCTGAAATGTACGGAAATGGGCATGCAGAAGAACTTGTCGGAAAAGCTATTAAGAATTTTAAGAGAGAAGAACTTTTTATTATTACAAAAGTTTGGCCAAATCATGCTAAGTATGAAGATGTCATAAAATCTGCAATTGCGAGTTCAAAAAGACTTGGTACTTACATTGATCTTTACTTTTTACATTGGCCCTCAAATGTTCCAATTTGTGAAACTATTAAAGCCTTTGAAGACCTAGTTGATAAAGGAGTAATTAGATATTTTGGATTAAGTAACTTTAAATGGAAAGAAATTGAAAAAGCTTCTGAGTGCGTTAAAAAATACGAAATAGTTGCAGTAGAAAACCATTATAGTTTATGGGATAGAGGAGATGAAGAAACCTTAGAATATGCTAACAAAAAAGGTTTACTTTATCTAGCTTATACACCAATTGAGAAAGGAAGAATAAAAAATGATAAATTCCTTTCTGAAATAGCAAAGAAATATAACAAAACTCCTATACAAGTTGCTCTAAATTGGTACATTAAAATTCCTAGTTTAGTACCTATAGTTAAGAGTAGTAATATTTCGCATATAGAAGAAAATGTAGGAGCATTAGGATGGGAATTAAGCGATGAAGATTGGAAAAAGATAAATGAACATTTCAAATAAGAACTCTTTTCTTTTTTCTATTTCTGTATATATACAGAGTTAAAGGGTAAATTTAAATTATAATGATAAACATTAAATAAAATAATAAAAATTATTACTTAATTAGCTGTCATTACCTCTTTAGGTAATGGCAAGAAAGACACTGCTAAAACCATGAAAATTACTGTCAATGTAAGGAAGGCTAAACCTATAATTGAATAAAGACGAATCTTGTTTTGCACTATTCTTATATTATCAGCTACGGAGGGATCAAGTGATCTATATAACTTAAACATTTTTTCAAAATTACTAGCAATAAGTAATCCTATTGAAAACCCTATAATTCCCAGAATTCCTCCTATAAAGACGCACAAACCCCAATCTGTAGAGAAAAGAATCCTTTCTACTTCTATTATACCTCCATCTTTATAATATCCTATCATGTAAAAGAAGAATTCTCCCGCACCAAATACTATAGTTATCATCCCTGAAGCTTCAATAAAACTCATTAAAGTTGGAAAAACAGTCAACATTAAATCTGATACAGTACCCTCAGATAATTTAGAAAGTTTAGGTCCAAATATACCAAATATTAATACAGCACCAAAATATATGAGAGAGAAAAAACCATGAATTACATTAAGTAAAAAATTAATTGGAACTGAAGGCATAAAAACACCTATAAAGAATATACAAGACAGCCACATGAGGTAATAATTGATATTAGTAACGATAACGCCATGACATAGGAGAAAATGTAGTTATAAGTAGCATAAAAAGCTAAACCGCCAGCGGCCGCTAATGCCACAAATATTACCGTAATTAGCGAAAGACGAAAGAGATCTTTTCTATCACTTAAGTATGATAGAGTAAACAATAGAGCAGCTCCTAAACCACTAAGAAGTCCAAGACTTAAGTGAGATGAAAGTAATGCAGCCATCCATGTCTGGTTAATTGGGAACTGAGCATTCAACATTGTCGCTGTGCCGGCTATAAAAGCACCCATAAGTAAAATAGTTTCGACAGTTGAAGCAATAAGAACTGGAGTATTTCGCCCAGTAACAGACTGTGTCATAATTATCATATAAGATTAATGAAAAACATATAAATAAATGTTTCGTTAAAATACGTCATTTAATAAAAATAAAATATCTTTTATAATTATCTTCTAATTGAATAAAACATTATTACTGAAGCAAAAACAACAGTAAAGATAAAACCAACGCCCATCCCTAAAGCATAGTCTGGAATTACAAAACCACCAAAATAAAATAGTCCTTCAAATGCTGCTGCAAGTACAGAAATTATATCTAACACTGCAAGTATTCTAAGGGTAGTATTATTAGCTCTTGTTGCTGAACCATAAATAGCAATTGCAAATATTACAGCAAAAGCGGCTGCATAAATATGTGCAGTAATTAATGGACCTAATAAGGGAAGTCTGTAAATTGCAATATCCATTCCAGCCACATAAAGAATGATTAAACATACCAATTCAGCTGCAGCTAATGCAGGAGTATATTGGTTTTTTGAAAACATTGATGCTAAAGAATTATACGAATCTAACAAAGATTTTGCCATGATAGACAATAAGAAAAAGGGATATAAAAAATTTAACTTCAAAATTTAGTAGAAATCCTTGTAAAAAATCAAGGCAAAAGTTACGGCGGTCAAGATAATATATATCGCCGATAGCAAGGCTGTAGCGTTTTCAACCCCTATAACAGAAGATAATGCATAATTCAGTGGTAATGCTATTGCAAAAAAGAATACTAAGGTAGCAATTAATAATATAATCCTTGCTGGGAATTTCATTATTTCACCTCAACAGTAACGGTAATATTTCCCTTATGGGCGAAGAGTCCCACAAAATCGTATAAACTAAAAAACCTATCATTGCCGCAGTTGCACCAAATATTAATAAAACTATAGCCAAACCTAATCTACTCATGATGAACCACCTTGGAAAGTATTACCAAAATCTTCCAAAGTAGTGTAACAATTTGTTACAGCTTGACCTTTCTTTAATAATAATTTAGGACAACCAGTTTTTTCATCGTATCCATCCAGATATGCTACTCCTTCTAAATCAGATGAATGATCCATAATGGGCGGTGCATTAAGATTCATTCCAACAGCATATAAGTAATCAGTGTTTGAGTCCCAGTATAATTCAACGTAAGGAAGTGGTCTTACTGTAGGTCCAGTAAGTACAGCGGCTCCATGCCATGGGTCATAAGTTGAACCGTGGCAATCACAATGTATAATACTTATAGCCTTAGCAGCTTGAGCAGCTTGATAAGCATCTGGCGGAATATAATTGGGAGTTGTACCACCAACTTTAAAGTACTGTGGTGGGTAAAAGTGTATTTCTGGTGGTACACATCCTAAATGTTGGCAAATTGCACTATATGCGACTATTGACTTATAGGGCCCTACCCCACCTGGGAAATGATAAGTTTTACCAGTTTCTGGAATAAGAACTTCTGTTGGAGGTACTGCTACAGGATTATTATTTTCATCACCCATGTTAATTAGAAAAGTTATGTCACCCAGCATAGGATATTCAAAAAGTAAGATTGCTGGGTCATTAACTGGAATCTTAGATGCCTCTATAGGATTTCCATTAGAATCCACAATAATCATCCACGGGAAGTTCTTTAAATATATTTCTTGTGGATTAAGGGAATTGATTAAGGGAATTGCTGAAGCCACAGCAAAAACACCAATACCGATAAGTAAACCTTTAAGAAAAGCTCTCTTTGAAGGATCTAAAGGACCTACATTCTGTTCAGCGTAATTATATAAGTAATCTCTTCCTTTCCTTACGAATTCTCTCGTATCAAACCTAGAGTTTTTATTCCTCATTTTCCATAAAAGTTTCTTAGCAAATATAAAGTCATCTCTTTTTATAATGATTTTGTCCTTCATACTCTCTACATGTTTTGAGTTATTTTTGCATATATAAAAACTTTACTCATATACAATTTTTTAAATTTTTACTAACTATTCGAATATTCTTTTTAACTAAAGATATTAAAAAGTTATTTATTTAAAATAAACTTATTAGATTTAGTAAATTATACTACGCTAATTTTTAATGAAAATATTGCAAACTTGATTGTTATTAAAAATAATGTTTTTAAACTCTATTAACTATTATAGTCATGATTATAATGAGCTTTATCAAAGAGCATGCAGAATTAGTATGGTTTGTAGTGATGTTAACGTTAGTAGCAATTTTTAGTGGATGGAACATATATGGGGTTACACATGGAACAAGCACAAGTTACAGATACGGACTACCATGTTTTTCCGGTTTACCAAAACAAGCACAACAGGCGGTATTATATTTCAACTCTCATCCTCCATCCGGTCAATCATATGAAGTTGTTAACGGGATATTAGTAGTTAATATGACAATAACCCAGCAAAACGGATTTCAACCAGACTTAATAATAGCAAATACAAGCGAACCAGTAGTTATAATTTTAAATTCACCTCAAGTAATAACTGGTTTCTACTTGAGACTCCCAGATGGTGTTGTGCAAGTTAATGCAGTCCCCGGAACTCCAAGTTACATATATTTCGTAACACCCCCAACTCCAGGTAATTTCACCTGGAGGGATTCAGAATATTCCGCATATAATTTCTCTTATTTCACTGGAACATTAGAGGTGATGTAAAAAATGAATATTTGGGAAATTTTGGATAGAATTACAATTTCGCTCGTAGAATTTATAAACAAAGCAAAAAAAGTAGTAAATCCGAAAGATACTGTAGGTTTAGTATGGCTTTATATTTTAGGTTCAGTAGCATGGCTCATAATTCTAGGAACTGCTGCTATGAACCTAAGAACTTACTTAACTTATGACGCTAATTCACCATCCGTAGGACCTATCTACTATACAATGCTAACAATACACGGATGGAGTGCAATGCTGGGATTAGTACCTGATGCTGCATTAGGAATAATAATATTCTCTATGTACAAAAGTGGACTATCAGTAGTTCATAGAAAATTGATTACAGCTATGTTCTGGATTTCCAATTTAGCTCTGGCTTTTGCACTTTTTGGAGGACCAGATACAGCATGGTATATGTATCCTCCACTAGCTATAGAAGATAATGCAGTATTCCAAGCATTTAGACTATATCACAGTGCCATGATGGGTGCTGCATATTTAGCTTTAGCACTTAATAGTGCTTGTGCTTCAATAGCTGCATTAGTCTTAGTTATTGATGCATATCTAACAAAACCAAAGGATAAGAAGATAAACATATTTGCAGCTTATGGTGTAGCATTTTCTTTAGTTATTGCAATAACATTACCGGCACTAACAGCTGCTGAGTTATGGTATACAGCAGCAATATGGTTCCCCAGCCTTGTTAAAGTAAACCCATTACTTTGGGTTATACTGTTCTGGTTCTATGGACATCCCGTAGTCTATTACGTACCATTCCCCTTATTTGGAGCCCTATACTATTATATACCAATTTATGCAAAAAGACCTTTGTTTAGTGAGAAATGGGCAAGATGGAACATATTCCTTTTAGCTATAGGATCGATGCTAATATGGGTACATCACTTACAAACATTCCCATTACCAGTAGATTTAAGAGCATGGATAACCGTATCCACGTTACTATTAGCCAGTGGTTCTGGCTTAACAGTACTTAATCTAGGTTTAACAGTACTAACTTCTAAAGGATATGATTATAAAGATCCTTTAGGACTAACATTTCTAATTGCATTAATAGGTTTCATAATTGGTGGAGTACAAGCACTACCACAGCCAATAAATCTTATAAATGGTGTAGTACACAATACATATTACATTGTTGGACATTTCCACCTTATAATCTGGACTCTAATACTTGTAGGATTTACTGGAATATTTCTTGATTTACTTAAAGTTTCAAATCCAAATCTTAACTTTAGTGAAAAAGCTAGAAAGCTTATGGTAGCCGGTTTAATAGTTTGGACAGTACCATTCGTAACAATCGGTTACCTAATGAGTATAGCGGGTTACTTAGGTTTGCTAAGAAGAGTTATTGCCTATCCTCCGATGTTTACACCATATATGGATGCAATGTCATTCTTAGCAGAAATAGGAATACCGGGATTAGTAATAACAATTACTACCGGGATAGCTGAATACATAAGAACAGCAACACCTTCTGCAACTCAGGTTTCTACATTTTCCCCTAGTAGTTTTACCCTTTCCTTAAATAGTAAGGATATTGTAAAGGAGGTGAAATAAATGGAGGAGAAACAAGAGAGAAAAGAAGAACAACAACAAAAGAAAACAGGATTTTTTGATACTATTTTAGACAGAATAGGGATAAATGAAGCACCGCTATTTAGAACGCCAGACTACATGTATAATGTTTCATATTGGCTTGGAGGATTAGTAGCTGCAAGCTTTGCCTACACAGTAATTACTGGGCTAATCCTTCTCCTCCTTTATAATCCGGCCAATGCATATCAACAAACACAAACAATAATCAATGATATACCCTATGGAGCTGTAATATTATTCAGTCATCTTTACGGAGCTTATATTATGATTATCCTAGTTTACATTCACATGTTTAGGAATTTCTTTAAGGGGGCTTATAAAAAGCCGAGAGAATTACAATGGGTTACTGGAGTATTGCTTCTAGCATTAACATTAGGAGCTTCATTCTTTGGATATAGCTTAGTAGGAGATGTATTAGGAATAAATGCAGTAGATATAGGTAGTTCCTTACTCGTGGGAACAGGCTTCCCCGGTGCTACTACAGTAGTAGGTTGGTTGTTTGGTCCCGGAATAGACGCAGTACAGTCCAGTAATCCAGCAGTTAGAGCTGAGTTCTTCAGTAGAATATTAGGTTGGCACATAATAATGGTAGCATTAATCGGTTTACTGTTTGCCTTCCACTTAATGTTAGCTGAGAGATATGGAATGACACCATCCGCAAAAGAAAAGCCCAGAGTACCGGCTTACTATACAAAGGAAGAGCAAGAGAAGTTTAACCCATGGTGGCCTAGAAACTTCGTATACATGTTATCCTTAGTATTAATGACATGGGGAGTAATACTAATTGTTCCAGATGTATTAGCTAACCTTAACTCCATAGTAAGCTTACCTATAGTAATTAACCCATTCCCAGCACCCCAAGCTTTTACCCCAGCTGCAAATAATGTTCAACCCTACCCTCCATGGTTCTTCCTCTTCCTCTATAAGTTCGTTGACTTCTTACTACCAAACGGAGTACCAATATTACCATCAATGGTAATTGCAGTACTTATTATAGGTCTAGTCGTTTTGATGTTAATACCATTCTTCGAAAACAGTAACTTAATGTATATAAGTAGTAGAAAGTTCTGGACATGGGTAATGTCATTATTAGCTTATTCACTAGTAGCATTATCAATTTGGGGCTACTTATATCCCGGTGTTCCAGCTCCGACAAATGAGCAAATCTTAGTTCTAGGAATACCCGCACTAATCTTAGCTGTTATCATAGGATTATCAGATAAGTTTAAGAGAAGGAAAGAAAAAGTACCGACACCAACACAAATACCTAAGATAACACCAACCTCAATTCTGGGAACATCTGTAGTAACACTACTATTTGCAGGATCATTCGGTGATTTCATAATAAGACCTAGTCTACTGGGTTTATTCTCGCTATTCCCGTTAGGTATTTTAGTTTATCACTTCGTTAGCAAAATGGTAAAGGCATTCAGTAATAATAATAACGGTGGTACAGTAACTTACCCAATAACAAAGAAAATGGCATTTGTTGCAATACCAGTAATCTTCGTCATTACAATATTCTTATTTGCACTATTCCTAGAGTTACCTAGCGTTGGAGTTCAAAGTACATATGCCGGGATTGACCTAGGTGTCATCT
It encodes the following:
- the tsaA gene encoding tRNA (N6-threonylcarbamoyladenosine(37)-N6)-methyltransferase TrmO, with product MLKYIGIVRENKDGKGIIEIYKEYIQGLYKLEEFSHIIVISWLNKVSEEQRNTLIVRPRGLLKYGFRLEDLPEVGVFCTDSPHRPNPIAISIVKLIKRQENLLHVEDLDLFEETPILDIKAFTPARCPDDVKVPKWVEEFEKKLEEIKRKKTTF
- a CDS encoding radical SAM/SPASM domain-containing protein → MIPISVLVSNSGTVSFTIKGEYNPKNPSKFSQVFRPVITWNITYKCNLKCLHCYINASPQGDDGLTKDEALNLVDQMAEIKIPLLIMSGGEPLMRRDFFEIAKYASKKGLKLALSTNGTLISKKVAEELKEIGFLYIGISLDSPYPEFHDKFRGVEGAFDLTVKGIKNAIEAGLNVGLRFTITSKNIDQIDDYIRLSLNLGVKRITFYHISASGRGKELKDWMYTPEQYRKFMNKLIEYAKELKGKIEIETTLAPFDGIYIAKILAKDEKELEDYLKFVENSGGCGRKMISIYPNGDVYPCQFIDFYKLGNVREKPLKEIIQNIPDFFVNTDKYLTGKCATCEYKTYCKGGDRARAYYWSGNIYGDDPLCPLKMLHI
- a CDS encoding TIGR04053 family radical SAM/SPASM domain-containing protein, whose translation is MPFEDAPHLVFWEVTKACPLTCKHCRANAIDKPLPGELTTEEGKKLLEEISQFGKVVVVFTGGDPLSRDDIFELMDYAKSLGLIVSIAPAPSYRLNEDTIKNIKNSALYMSISLDGYKPETHDWLRGFGNYRYAINGIKLGLKYGIQVQVNTLVWKKSYEELPYMVKLLKDLGVKVWEVFFLIPVGRGTLELDIPREKYKDVIDFLVEVSRYNIVVRTVEAPFFRRAKLEYKEVENELIRKLKELLGEPKSPVDKSILPTRDGAGVIFISYNGDIYPSGFLPLKLGNVREDKLIDVYRNSELLKMIKAGKLKGKCGICAFSNICGGSRARAYAVYGDPLAEDPACPY
- a CDS encoding aldo/keto reductase, with amino-acid sequence MKKFKWFSISPLALGTWGMGGGYWSADYSNDENDIKAIVKAIELGITAIDTAEMYGNGHAEELVGKAIKNFKREELFIITKVWPNHAKYEDVIKSAIASSKRLGTYIDLYFLHWPSNVPICETIKAFEDLVDKGVIRYFGLSNFKWKEIEKASECVKKYEIVAVENHYSLWDRGDEETLEYANKKGLLYLAYTPIEKGRIKNDKFLSEIAKKYNKTPIQVALNWYIKIPSLVPIVKSSNISHIEENVGALGWELSDEDWKKINEHFK
- a CDS encoding Rieske 2Fe-2S domain-containing protein, coding for MKDKIIIKRDDFIFAKKLLWKMRNKNSRFDTREFVRKGRDYLYNYAEQNVGPLDPSKRAFLKGLLIGIGVFAVASAIPLINSLNPQEIYLKNFPWMIIVDSNGNPIEASKIPVNDPAILLFEYPMLGDITFLINMGDENNNPVAVPPTEVLIPETGKTYHFPGGVGPYKSIVAYSAICQHLGCVPPEIHFYPPQYFKVGGTTPNYIPPDAYQAAQAAKAISIIHCDCHGSTYDPWHGAAVLTGPTVRPLPYVELYWDSNTDYLYAVGMNLNAPPIMDHSSDLEGVAYLDGYDEKTGCPKLLLKKGQAVTNCYTTLEDFGNTFQGGSS
- the soxA gene encoding proton pump complex quinol oxidase subunit SoxA, with protein sequence MIIMSFIKEHAELVWFVVMLTLVAIFSGWNIYGVTHGTSTSYRYGLPCFSGLPKQAQQAVLYFNSHPPSGQSYEVVNGILVVNMTITQQNGFQPDLIIANTSEPVVIILNSPQVITGFYLRLPDGVVQVNAVPGTPSYIYFVTPPTPGNFTWRDSEYSAYNFSYFTGTLEVM
- the soxB gene encoding proton pump complex quinol oxidase subunit SoxB — protein: MNIWEILDRITISLVEFINKAKKVVNPKDTVGLVWLYILGSVAWLIILGTAAMNLRTYLTYDANSPSVGPIYYTMLTIHGWSAMLGLVPDAALGIIIFSMYKSGLSVVHRKLITAMFWISNLALAFALFGGPDTAWYMYPPLAIEDNAVFQAFRLYHSAMMGAAYLALALNSACASIAALVLVIDAYLTKPKDKKINIFAAYGVAFSLVIAITLPALTAAELWYTAAIWFPSLVKVNPLLWVILFWFYGHPVVYYVPFPLFGALYYYIPIYAKRPLFSEKWARWNIFLLAIGSMLIWVHHLQTFPLPVDLRAWITVSTLLLASGSGLTVLNLGLTVLTSKGYDYKDPLGLTFLIALIGFIIGGVQALPQPINLINGVVHNTYYIVGHFHLIIWTLILVGFTGIFLDLLKVSNPNLNFSEKARKLMVAGLIVWTVPFVTIGYLMSIAGYLGLLRRVIAYPPMFTPYMDAMSFLAEIGIPGLVITITTGIAEYIRTATPSATQVSTFSPSSFTLSLNSKDIVKEVK
- the soxC gene encoding proton pump complex cytochrome B SoxC, with translation MEEKQERKEEQQQKKTGFFDTILDRIGINEAPLFRTPDYMYNVSYWLGGLVAASFAYTVITGLILLLLYNPANAYQQTQTIINDIPYGAVILFSHLYGAYIMIILVYIHMFRNFFKGAYKKPRELQWVTGVLLLALTLGASFFGYSLVGDVLGINAVDIGSSLLVGTGFPGATTVVGWLFGPGIDAVQSSNPAVRAEFFSRILGWHIIMVALIGLLFAFHLMLAERYGMTPSAKEKPRVPAYYTKEEQEKFNPWWPRNFVYMLSLVLMTWGVILIVPDVLANLNSIVSLPIVINPFPAPQAFTPAANNVQPYPPWFFLFLYKFVDFLLPNGVPILPSMVIAVLIIGLVVLMLIPFFENSNLMYISSRKFWTWVMSLLAYSLVALSIWGYLYPGVPAPTNEQILVLGIPALILAVIIGLSDKFKRRKEKVPTPTQIPKITPTSILGTSVVTLLFAGSFGDFIIRPSLLGLFSLFPLGILVYHFVSKMVKAFSNNNNGGTVTYPITKKMAFVAIPVIFVITIFLFALFLELPSVGVQSTYAGIDLGVIFFLWGYAINLYHYLVYVKD